The genomic interval CGTCGTCCGCGAAGAGCCGCGCGGTCGCGTCCTGCGAGGCGAGCAGCGAGCGCAGGGGATGGGCGACGGCCTTGGCTCGGCCCGTCGAGCCGGAGGTCGGGACCACCATCACGGTGTCCTCGAAGCCTGCGGGCATCGTCGTCGGCGGATCGAACGGGCCCAGCCACAGCCGCCCGCGGCCGGCCATGACCTCGCCGATCGCGCGGGCGTGCTCGGCGAGCGAGGCAGCGGAGCCGTCGAAGGAGGAGGGACGGATCCACGGCGCCGTGGTCCGCGATGCGCTCGGGGCCACGGCGATCAGCCCTGCGGGTGGGGGAAGGACGACCAGTCGGGGGCGCGGTGCTCGAGGAAGGCGTCGCGGCCCTCGACGGCCTCGTCGGTCATGTACGCCAGTCGCGTCGCCTCGCCCGCGAAGACCTGCTGGCCCATGAGTCCGTCGTCGGCCAGGTTGAAGGCGAACTTGAGCATGCGCACCGCCTGCGGGGACTTCGTGGCGATCGTCGCGGCCATCGCGAGGGCCTCGTCCTCGAGGTCGGCGTGGTCGACGACCCGGTTCACCGCGCCCCAGTCGTAGGCGTCCTGGGCCGAGTACTCCTCGGCGAGGAAGAAGATCTCGCGTGCCCGCTTCTGGCCCACCTGCTTGGCGAGGTACGCGGAGCCGTAGCCGCCGTCGAAGGAGCCCACGTTCGCATCGGTCTGCATGAAGCGCGCGTGCTGGCGCGAGGCGATCGAGAGGTCGGCGACCACGTGCAGGGAGTGCCCGCCGCCGGCCGCCCAGCCGTTGACCACGGCGATCACGACCTTGCCCATGGTGCGGATCAGCCGCTGGACCTCGAGGATGTGCAGTCGGCCTCCCTGCCCGGGGCTGACGGTCTCTGCGGTCTCGCCGCCCGCGTACTGGTAGCCGGAGCGCCCGCGGATGCGCTGGTCCCCGCCCGAGCAGAACGCGAAGCCGCCGTCCTTCGGGGAGGGGCCGTTCCCGGTGAGCAGGATGACGCCGACCCCGGTGTCCAGCCGCGCGTGGTCGAGCGCCCGGTAGAGCTCGTCGACCGTGTGCGGGCGGAAGGCGTTGCGCACCTCGGGACGGTCGAAGGCGATCCGCACGCACGGCAGGTCCTTCGGCGCCTCGGGATCCGAGCGGTCCACGGCGCGGTGGTAGGTCACGTCCGTGAGCGCGGGACCGGCCAGCTCGTCGGGGCCGACGTCCCTCCAGCG from Brachybacterium kimchii carries:
- a CDS encoding 1,4-dihydroxy-2-naphthoyl-CoA synthase, producing MPRIELPRAVSDTFDPERWRDVGPDELAGPALTDVTYHRAVDRSDPEAPKDLPCVRIAFDRPEVRNAFRPHTVDELYRALDHARLDTGVGVILLTGNGPSPKDGGFAFCSGGDQRIRGRSGYQYAGGETAETVSPGQGGRLHILEVQRLIRTMGKVVIAVVNGWAAGGGHSLHVVADLSIASRQHARFMQTDANVGSFDGGYGSAYLAKQVGQKRAREIFFLAEEYSAQDAYDWGAVNRVVDHADLEDEALAMAATIATKSPQAVRMLKFAFNLADDGLMGQQVFAGEATRLAYMTDEAVEGRDAFLEHRAPDWSSFPHPQG